GGGCCCGTTCAGGGAGCGGTGTTTGGCTGGAGCGAGAGGGCGGGACAGTATTCGCCTTGGTATTCGCGCCGCCACCAGGCTCCGTCTTGGCCACGCTGTTTGGGCGTGGTGAAGTGATAGGCGTAGGTCCGGGCGCGGATGAACTTCGGCGGCCGATCCGGGAATGGATTTCGATCGATGAGAGCGAGGACTTCGGGTTGGCCTTGCAGCAAGCGGACGCAAAAGTTCACAAACCAGGGATTGCCCCGCACGTCGCCTAGCGCGGCGAACCACATTTGCCAATCGAGCCGCGGTTGATGCGGCGCAACAAACGTTGGCCGCCGGCGCAGGTCGCCGAGCTTGTGGCGGAACTCGTAAGCCAGCCAGTTCTGTCCGTCGTGGCTGCCTTCCACGACGATTTCAGGGCGCGACGTGGTCATGACCGCGAACAAGCCGTAGCTGTTGATGGAGCGGAAAGGCGCGACCCATCGATAGAGTTTCACGAGCGGATTCCCGGCGGCCCAGCGGACGCGCAACAGGCCGAGCATTTCGACCGTCGTCACGCCCAGCACCACGGCGGTGAGCAGTGACAACACGGCGGCGCGCGTCCAGCGGAGTGGGGCGGCCACGGATTTCGCGGATGGCGAAGCTCTTTTATCCATGTTATCTGTGTAATCCGTGGTCGAGTCAGGTGCGTGGGGGGCGTTCGGAGCGGAGGTCGCCTCAGGGTGGACGGGGTTCGACTGTTCCGGAATAACGGCAGTTCGCTCAGCCCATCTGCGCGGAACAAACCTTGCCAGCGCGAAGTCATCCAGCAGAGTCACACACAGGGCAACGGTGAGGAGGTTGAAGAAGGTGTAATTGCCAGTGAGCGCAATGGCCGCCATCAGCAGCAAGAAACCCCAGAACGCAAGGAAGCGCGGACGGCGCGGGAGGAAGATGAGGAAGGGCAAAACCAGCTCGACAAAGAACATTCCAAGACAGGCCACTTCATGAAACCAGACCGGCAACTGGTGCGCGTGCCAGGCCAGCGGCGTCGGCAAAGGTTGCGTTTCATAGTGGAAGGTCAGGGCGGTGAAGTTTTGCCAGGCGGCGTCTCCGCTCAAGAGCTTCACGGCGCCCGAAGAGAACATCAACCGGAAGAGCAGCCAGCGCAGCAGCCAGAGCACGAGGCGCGAGGGCGGCGTTTCGCGGGCGAAACCTGGCCAGAGCCGCCAAGGCGCGAGGAAGATCGCCAGAAAACCCGCCTCCAGGAGAAGGTTGTCCCACTGATAGCCGAGGAACACCGTGCTGATCTGGGCGAGCGACAGATAATTGAGCCAGAGCAGGAACAGGCACGGTGCCGGGGCAATGTTCAGCATGACCAGAGCCGAGAGCGCCAGGCCGGCGACGCACAGTCCGCGCAGGAAGCTGTCCTCGGCGCTCAACCAGCACAGCGTTGGCGCGACCCGAAACCGATCGATCCCCAGGCCAGCGGTGTTTTCCTCAACCGCACGCATGACCGATTGCGCGGGCATGATTCCGTTGCTGCCGATCAGGCCGGCGAGCTGCGCGTTCAGCGAGAGGAAGGCGATCAGGTAAGTCACGCCCATCAACCTCAGAAAGAGCCAGCGGACGAAAATGTGGGATGGCTCCTGGACGTGCTGGCCCCACAGCCAGCGGCAGCAAAACGCGCAGTCGCCGTCGAAAATGAGGAGTGGTTTGTCCGGAGGCTGCGCGACTCGCGGATCGGAGTCGCGCGGCGGAGATGGCTTCATACCCGAATCCAGGATCATCCGTGGCTTGCAGAACCATTGAGTGCGAAAAAGGCCATTCGCCGCGGCGCCAGCGGCGTGCGTCCGTAGCGCCGGGAAACGCGCACGGAGAACCCTGAAGCGCGCAATGCCCGCGTGACTTCCTCGTGGTCAAACAACCGCACGACGTGGGTCTCTTCCGACCGCCGATACGCCGAGCCGATCTTGCGGAAGGCCGTGATTCGCCGCGTTAACACGTGTTTCCGGCGGTTCTCAGCCGCTTCGAACAGCGCCGCCCAATCTTTCCCCGCGCGCCAGCCGCGATAGTTCATCGCCGGGCCTTCCCGGATCATCACATCGAAAATGAAGAATCCGTCGGGACGCAGCGTTTGAGCCGCGCGCTTGAAGAGCTTCTCGACTTTCGGGATCTGCTCTCCGTCGAGGTAATTCAAGCCTTCGCCCAGGATCGTGATCGCATCGCAAGGCGGCAGCTCGAACTCGTGAAGCGAGGCGCAACGATAACGAGCGCGAGGAGCCACGCGTTTCGCCAGGCGAATCATGTCTGGCGAACAGTCCACGCCAATGACGTCGAATCCAGCCCGTTCGGCTGCCTTCGCCCACAAGCCGCTGCCGCAACCGAGATCAACGAGGGTCCCCCGGCGAATGCCTGCGCGTTTGAGAATCCGCAGCAGTTCTGGCGCGGCCCGGGTTGCCAGTTCCCCAAAGCCGACATGATGAATGTAAGCGAGGTCTTCTCGATAAAAGGCAGGCCGGTTCATGGTCCAAGGACTGTTACCAGAAATGCTTGCAGGCCGCAAAAATGGATTGGCATTGTCATGGCATTGTCCCGGAGGGACTCTCCGACAATAGCCCGGCGTTTCAACGCCGGGAAAGCGGCTTCCAACGGTGGCACGCTCGCAGGCAGGTTGGTCACCAGCGCCTGATAGAGATACTGTATGCCGCAAGAGCACGACCCGACGCGGCTGTGGCCAGTTGATTTCCTGGTGCCAGACCTCCGCGACTTCGGTCCCCGGAACTTCGGTGGGGGTTTTTTCGAACCCGCCCTCAGAATTTCCCTTGCGCTAGCGACCAGCGAAAGGCTAAGGTCTGGGCAGAATCGGGCGCTTCCTGCGCAGACTGCGTCGCTTTGCATGAAACGAATCGCTGGCCTTGCCTCGCTGGTGCTTGCCTTCGAACTGCTGATCCTCCAAAGCCTCCACGCGCGCGAACCGCGATCGTTCAACTTCGAGAACGATATCACTCCCTTCCTAAACCGGTTCGGCTGCAATTCCTCGTCGTGCCACGGCAAAGCCGAAGGACAGAACGGATTCAAGCTCTCTGTTTTTGGCTATGATCCAGCGGCTGATCACAAAGCCCTCACGATGGAGAGCCGGGGTCGCCGCGTCTTCCCGGCCGCTCCTGAGGAAAGTTTACTCCTGCAGAAGATTTCCGGCGCGATGCCGCATGGCGGCGGCACGCGTATTCGGGCTGGCACACCGGAATACCTGATCGTCCGCGACTGGATCGCGGCCGGCACGCCGTTTGGACACGCCTCCGATCCCAGAGTCAAAGAGATTGAACTCACGCCGACGGAGCGCGTGTTACCCATGCAGGCGCGGCAACCGCTGCGGGTGACGGCGATCTATTCGGATGGACGACGCGTGGACGTGACCCACCTCGCGCAGTTCCAATCTAACAACGAAGTCGTCGCGCGCGTCGATGACGAGGGTTGGGTCTCTGCGGCCGACATTCCCGGCCAGGCGGCGATCATGGCTCGTTACCTGAGCGCGGTCGCGGTCTGCCAGATTCTTGTGCCGCGCCAAGAAAGCCCGGCGCCGTTTCCACAACTTCCGGAATTCAACTTCATCGACCGTTTCGTCGATATCAAGCTGAGGAAATTGAATATCCACCCGTCCGAGTTGGCGGATGACGCCGAATTCCTCCGGCGGGTTTACCTGGACGTCATTGGCACGCTCCCGACTCCGGCCGAAGCCCGGCGTTTCCTCGTGGATCGGCGGCTGGACCGGCGCGCACGGCTTGTGGATGAGTTGCTTGCTCGGCCTGAGTACGCGGATTACTGGGCGCTGCGATGGGCGGACGTATTGCGCGTCGATCGCCAGGTGCTCGGACACAAGGATGCTTACGCTTACTACTCCTGGATCCGAAAACGACTCGCGTCGAACACGCGATTCGACCTGATGGTCCGTGAGTTGATCACGGCGGAGGGACCCATCGAAGAAACGCCTCAAGCGAATTTCTACAGGCTGTTCGCCAAGCCCGGCGAAATGGCCAGCACGCTGTCGCAGGTCTTTCTCGGCGTCCGCATCGCCTGCGCGGAATGCCATCATCACCCGTTCGACCGCTGGAGCCAGAGCGATTATTACGGCATGCAAGCGTTCTTCCAACCGGTGAATCGAAAGAAAGGGCCTGCTGGAGAGATGCTGCTGGCGAGCGGCAAAGCGGAAGCCCGAAATCCGCGCACGGGCGAAATGGTTCGCCCCCATCCGCTCGGCGCAGCCAGGCCCCACCCGGAGACGGACACGGAGTTGCGCCGCACCCTTGCGGCGTGGTTCACGGCGCCGGATAATCCGTGGTTTGCGAAGAATCTGGCCAATCGAATGGTGGCGCACTTTCTGGGACGCGGGTTGGTCGAGCCGGTCGATGACGTGCGCGCCACCAATCCTCCGAGTAATCCGGAATTACTCGACGCGCTTGCTCGCCAGGTGGTCGAAGTGGATTTCGATCTCAAACAAATGATCCGAACGATTACGAGGTCCCGGACGTATCAACTCTCCTCGCAACCGAACGACACGAACGCGCAGGATGAGCAGAATTATTCGCGGACTTTGCTCAAGCGCTTGCCGGCGGAAGTGCTGCTCGATGCGGTGTGCCAGACCACCGGCATCGGGGAGAAGTTCGCTGGCGTGCCGGCGGGCTATCGCGCGATCCAGGTGTGGGACAGCGACGTGTCGCATTATTTTCTGAAGTTGTTTGGCCGGCCTGTGCGCAAGACCGCGTGCGAGTGCGAGCGCAATGCCGAGGCCAGCATTGCCCAAGTGCTGCACTTGCTCAATTCACCACAGATTCACTTCAAATTGACGCACGAGGAGGGCGCCATTGCGCGCCTCACCAGTTCATGCTCGGACAACGTGAATCTGGCGGACGAATTGTATCTGACCTTCTACAGCAGATTCCCGGCGACGGAAGAGAGGCAGTGCGCTGAGAAGTACCTGGCTGAACGCGGCCGTGATCGGCGGCACGCGGCCGAAGACCTGGCCTGGAGCCTCCTCAACTCGCTTGAATTTGTTTTCAATCATTGAAAGTTAGAATCTATGAGCCGATACGTTCAACACTGTAACGGGATCAACC
The DNA window shown above is from Verrucomicrobiota bacterium and carries:
- a CDS encoding lipase maturation factor family protein → MILDSGMKPSPPRDSDPRVAQPPDKPLLIFDGDCAFCCRWLWGQHVQEPSHIFVRWLFLRLMGVTYLIAFLSLNAQLAGLIGSNGIMPAQSVMRAVEENTAGLGIDRFRVAPTLCWLSAEDSFLRGLCVAGLALSALVMLNIAPAPCLFLLWLNYLSLAQISTVFLGYQWDNLLLEAGFLAIFLAPWRLWPGFARETPPSRLVLWLLRWLLFRLMFSSGAVKLLSGDAAWQNFTALTFHYETQPLPTPLAWHAHQLPVWFHEVACLGMFFVELVLPFLIFLPRRPRFLAFWGFLLLMAAIALTGNYTFFNLLTVALCVTLLDDFALARFVPRRWAERTAVIPEQSNPVHPEATSAPNAPHAPDSTTDYTDNMDKRASPSAKSVAAPLRWTRAAVLSLLTAVVLGVTTVEMLGLLRVRWAAGNPLVKLYRWVAPFRSINSYGLFAVMTTSRPEIVVEGSHDGQNWLAYEFRHKLGDLRRRPTFVAPHQPRLDWQMWFAALGDVRGNPWFVNFCVRLLQGQPEVLALIDRNPFPDRPPKFIRARTYAYHFTTPKQRGQDGAWWRREYQGEYCPALSLQPNTAP
- a CDS encoding class I SAM-dependent methyltransferase — encoded protein: MNRPAFYREDLAYIHHVGFGELATRAAPELLRILKRAGIRRGTLVDLGCGSGLWAKAAERAGFDVIGVDCSPDMIRLAKRVAPRARYRCASLHEFELPPCDAITILGEGLNYLDGEQIPKVEKLFKRAAQTLRPDGFFIFDVMIREGPAMNYRGWRAGKDWAALFEAAENRRKHVLTRRITAFRKIGSAYRRSEETHVVRLFDHEEVTRALRASGFSVRVSRRYGRTPLAPRRMAFFALNGSASHG
- a CDS encoding DUF1549 domain-containing protein; protein product: MPQEHDPTRLWPVDFLVPDLRDFGPRNFGGGFFEPALRISLALATSERLRSGQNRALPAQTASLCMKRIAGLASLVLAFELLILQSLHAREPRSFNFENDITPFLNRFGCNSSSCHGKAEGQNGFKLSVFGYDPAADHKALTMESRGRRVFPAAPEESLLLQKISGAMPHGGGTRIRAGTPEYLIVRDWIAAGTPFGHASDPRVKEIELTPTERVLPMQARQPLRVTAIYSDGRRVDVTHLAQFQSNNEVVARVDDEGWVSAADIPGQAAIMARYLSAVAVCQILVPRQESPAPFPQLPEFNFIDRFVDIKLRKLNIHPSELADDAEFLRRVYLDVIGTLPTPAEARRFLVDRRLDRRARLVDELLARPEYADYWALRWADVLRVDRQVLGHKDAYAYYSWIRKRLASNTRFDLMVRELITAEGPIEETPQANFYRLFAKPGEMASTLSQVFLGVRIACAECHHHPFDRWSQSDYYGMQAFFQPVNRKKGPAGEMLLASGKAEARNPRTGEMVRPHPLGAARPHPETDTELRRTLAAWFTAPDNPWFAKNLANRMVAHFLGRGLVEPVDDVRATNPPSNPELLDALARQVVEVDFDLKQMIRTITRSRTYQLSSQPNDTNAQDEQNYSRTLLKRLPAEVLLDAVCQTTGIGEKFAGVPAGYRAIQVWDSDVSHYFLKLFGRPVRKTACECERNAEASIAQVLHLLNSPQIHFKLTHEEGAIARLTSSCSDNVNLADELYLTFYSRFPATEERQCAEKYLAERGRDRRHAAEDLAWSLLNSLEFVFNH